The proteins below come from a single Streptomyces sp. SCSIO 75703 genomic window:
- the recQ gene encoding DNA helicase RecQ, which produces MGGTVVTGETTGTSGVDGEALATLRRVFGYEAFRGEQEAVVDHVIAGGDAVVLMPTGGGKSLCYQVPALVRPGTGVVVSPLIALMQDQVDALRALGVRAGFVNSTQDFDERRLVEAEFAAGELDLLYLAPERLRLEATLDLLSRGKVSLFAIDEAHCVSQWGHDFRPDYLALSLLGERWPDVPRLALTATATHATHQEITQRLGMPDARHFVASFDRPNIQYRIVPKSDPRKQLLSFLREEHPGDAGIVYCLSRNSVDKTAEFLTRNGVEAIPYHAGLDAGTRAAHQSRFLREEGLVVVATIAFGMGIDKPDVRFVAHLDLPKSVEGYYQETGRAGRDGLPSTAWMAYGLNDVVQQRKLIQSGEGDEAFRRRAQSHLDAMLALCETVHCRRGRLLAYFGQDPDPAGCGNCDTCLTPPETWDGTVAAQKALSTVVRLKRERGQKFGAGQIVDILLGKRTAKVIQFDHDQLSVFGIGQELTEAEWRGVVRQLLAQGLLAVEGEYGTLVLTDDSGAVLRREREVPLRKEPERPAAARAAGGRSARKAKPAAADLPEELVPAFEALRAWRAEQAREQGVPAYVIFHDATLREIATAWPTSLGQLGGIGGVGEKKLATYGEGVLEVLAGLGGPGAAPASREGAGPGAGAGGGPASAAVAVPAGGPDPFDWPDVEPGPEHDDWA; this is translated from the coding sequence ATGGGCGGGACGGTTGTGACCGGCGAGACGACAGGGACGAGCGGTGTGGACGGCGAGGCGCTGGCGACACTGCGGCGGGTCTTCGGGTACGAGGCGTTCCGCGGCGAGCAGGAAGCCGTCGTCGACCACGTGATCGCCGGTGGCGACGCGGTCGTGCTCATGCCGACCGGCGGCGGCAAGTCGCTGTGCTACCAGGTCCCGGCCCTGGTCCGGCCCGGCACCGGCGTCGTCGTCTCCCCGCTGATCGCCCTCATGCAGGACCAGGTGGACGCGCTGCGGGCGCTCGGCGTGCGCGCCGGGTTCGTCAACTCCACGCAGGACTTCGACGAGCGGCGCCTGGTGGAGGCCGAGTTCGCCGCGGGCGAGCTGGACCTGCTGTACCTGGCCCCCGAGCGGCTGCGCCTGGAGGCCACCCTCGACCTGCTCTCCCGCGGCAAGGTCTCCCTCTTCGCCATCGACGAGGCGCACTGCGTCTCCCAGTGGGGCCACGACTTCCGCCCCGACTACCTGGCCCTGTCGCTGCTCGGCGAGCGCTGGCCCGACGTGCCCCGCCTGGCGCTCACCGCGACGGCCACCCACGCCACGCACCAGGAGATCACCCAGCGGCTGGGCATGCCGGACGCCCGGCACTTCGTGGCCAGCTTCGACCGGCCGAACATCCAGTACCGGATCGTGCCCAAGTCGGACCCGCGCAAGCAGCTCCTCTCCTTCCTGCGCGAGGAGCACCCCGGGGACGCGGGCATCGTCTACTGCCTCTCGCGCAACTCGGTCGACAAGACCGCCGAGTTCCTCACCCGCAACGGGGTCGAGGCCATCCCGTACCACGCGGGTCTGGACGCGGGCACCCGCGCCGCCCACCAGTCCCGGTTCCTGCGGGAGGAGGGTCTCGTCGTGGTGGCGACGATCGCCTTCGGCATGGGCATCGACAAGCCCGACGTGCGGTTCGTCGCCCACCTCGACCTGCCCAAGTCGGTCGAGGGCTACTACCAGGAGACCGGCCGCGCCGGCCGCGACGGACTGCCCTCGACCGCCTGGATGGCCTACGGGCTCAACGACGTCGTCCAGCAGCGCAAGCTGATCCAGTCCGGCGAGGGCGACGAGGCGTTCCGCCGCCGCGCCCAGTCCCATCTGGACGCGATGCTGGCGCTGTGCGAGACGGTCCACTGCCGGCGCGGCCGGCTCCTCGCCTACTTCGGCCAGGACCCGGACCCGGCCGGCTGCGGCAACTGCGACACCTGCCTCACCCCGCCCGAGACCTGGGACGGCACGGTGGCCGCGCAGAAGGCGCTGTCGACGGTGGTCCGGCTCAAGCGGGAGCGCGGCCAGAAGTTCGGCGCCGGGCAGATCGTCGACATCCTGCTGGGCAAGCGCACCGCCAAGGTGATCCAGTTCGACCACGACCAGCTCTCCGTCTTCGGCATCGGCCAGGAGCTGACGGAGGCCGAGTGGCGCGGTGTCGTACGGCAGTTGCTCGCCCAGGGACTGCTGGCCGTCGAGGGCGAGTACGGCACGCTGGTGCTGACCGACGACAGCGGCGCGGTGCTGCGGCGCGAGCGGGAGGTGCCGCTGCGCAAGGAGCCCGAGCGGCCCGCCGCCGCCCGCGCGGCGGGCGGGCGCTCCGCCCGCAAGGCCAAGCCCGCCGCGGCCGACCTGCCCGAGGAACTGGTGCCCGCCTTCGAGGCGTTGCGCGCCTGGCGCGCGGAGCAGGCCCGCGAGCAGGGCGTGCCCGCGTACGTCATCTTCCACGACGCCACGCTCCGCGAGATCGCCACCGCCTGGCCCACGTCGCTCGGGCAGCTCGGCGGGATCGGCGGGGTGGGTGAGAAGAAGCTCGCCACGTATGGGGAGGGTGTGCTGGAGGTGCTGGCCGGGCTCGGCGGGCCGGGCGCGGCTCCGGCCTCCCGGGAGGGCGCGGGGCCGGGGGCCGGCGCGGGCGGCGGGCCGGCGTCCGCCGCGGTGGCGGTGCCGGCCGGGGGACCGGACCCCTTCGACTGGCCGGACGTCGAGCCCGGCCCGGAGCACGACGACTGGGCGTAG
- the nuoN gene encoding NADH-quinone oxidoreductase subunit NuoN, protein MSASAVHSLWTTAVDPIAKIEAPKIEFGQLSPILIVIGAAVLGVLIEAFVPRRHRYHAQLFTAVVALVSGFAAIVALAASGYATTRSGIAAMGALAVDGPALFLQGTILLAALVGLFTFAERRLDPEAHGNRVDSFAAQAAAVPGSENEQKAVKAGFTTTEVFPLLMFAVVGMLVFPAANDLLTLFVALEVLSLPLYLLCALARRKRLLSQEAAVKYFLLGAFASAFTLFGIALVYGYAGSMSYGVIARVVDGSAPSVTPALAGTTANDALLLVGGALIVMGLLFKVGAVPFHMWTPDVYQGAPTPVTGFMAAATKVAAFGALLRLLYVVLPGLRWDWRPVMWGVAIVTMLAGAIVAITQTDIKRLLAYSSIAHAGFILAGVIAANPEGVSSVLFYLATYSFVTIGAFAVVTLVRDAGGEATHLSKWAGLGRRSPLVAGVFAVFLLAFAGIPLTSGFAGKFAVFKAAAQGGAVPLVVIGVLSSAIAAFFYIRVIVLMFFSEPRPEGPTVAVPSPLTMTAIAVGVVVTVVLGVAPQYFLDLAGQAGVFVR, encoded by the coding sequence GTGAGCGCATCAGCCGTCCACAGCCTGTGGACAACGGCGGTCGATCCGATCGCGAAGATCGAAGCGCCGAAGATCGAATTCGGGCAGCTCTCGCCCATCCTGATCGTCATCGGCGCGGCCGTGCTCGGGGTGCTGATCGAGGCGTTCGTCCCGCGCCGGCACCGCTACCACGCCCAGCTCTTCACGGCCGTGGTCGCCCTGGTCTCCGGCTTCGCCGCGATCGTCGCCCTGGCGGCGAGCGGCTACGCCACGACCCGCTCGGGCATCGCCGCGATGGGCGCCCTCGCCGTCGACGGACCGGCCCTGTTCCTCCAGGGCACGATCCTGCTGGCGGCCCTGGTCGGCCTGTTCACCTTCGCCGAACGCCGCCTCGACCCCGAGGCGCACGGCAACCGCGTCGACTCCTTCGCCGCGCAGGCCGCGGCCGTACCCGGCTCGGAGAACGAGCAGAAGGCGGTCAAGGCCGGGTTCACCACCACCGAGGTCTTCCCGCTGCTGATGTTCGCGGTCGTCGGCATGCTGGTCTTCCCGGCCGCCAACGACCTGCTGACGCTCTTCGTGGCGCTGGAGGTCCTCTCCCTCCCGCTGTACCTGCTCTGCGCGCTGGCCCGCCGCAAGCGGCTGCTCTCGCAGGAGGCCGCCGTCAAGTACTTCCTGCTCGGCGCCTTCGCCTCGGCGTTCACCCTGTTCGGCATCGCCCTGGTCTACGGCTACGCGGGCTCCATGTCGTACGGCGTCATCGCCCGGGTCGTCGACGGCTCCGCGCCGAGCGTCACCCCGGCGCTCGCGGGCACCACGGCCAACGACGCGCTGCTGCTCGTCGGCGGCGCCCTGATCGTCATGGGCCTGCTCTTCAAGGTGGGCGCGGTGCCGTTCCACATGTGGACCCCCGACGTGTACCAGGGTGCCCCGACGCCGGTCACCGGCTTCATGGCGGCGGCCACCAAGGTCGCGGCCTTCGGCGCGCTGCTGCGCCTGCTCTACGTCGTCCTGCCGGGCCTGCGCTGGGACTGGCGGCCGGTGATGTGGGGCGTGGCCATCGTCACCATGCTGGCCGGCGCGATCGTGGCGATCACGCAGACCGACATCAAGCGGCTGCTGGCGTACTCCTCGATCGCGCACGCGGGCTTCATCCTCGCGGGCGTCATCGCGGCCAACCCGGAGGGCGTCTCGTCGGTCCTCTTCTACCTGGCCACGTACTCCTTCGTCACCATCGGCGCCTTCGCCGTGGTGACCCTGGTGCGCGACGCGGGCGGCGAGGCCACGCACCTGTCCAAGTGGGCGGGGCTCGGCCGCCGCTCGCCGCTGGTGGCGGGGGTCTTCGCGGTCTTCCTGCTGGCGTTCGCCGGCATTCCGCTGACCTCCGGCTTCGCGGGGAAGTTCGCCGTGTTCAAGGCGGCGGCGCAGGGCGGCGCGGTGCCGCTGGTGGTCATCGGTGTGCTCTCGTCGGCGATCGCGGCCTTCTTCTACATCCGCGTGATCGTCCTGATGTTCTTCAGCGAGCCGCGGCCGGAGGGCCCGACCGTCGCCGTGCCGTCGCCGCTGACCATGACGGCCATCGCGGTCGGCGTGGTGGTCACGGTGGTCCTGGGCGTGGCCCCGCAGTACTTCCTGGACCTGGCGGGACAGGCGGGCGTCTTCGTCCGCTGA
- a CDS encoding NADH-quinone oxidoreductase subunit M: MSFPLLTATAALPAVGAIATAAVPAAKRTAAKWLALLFSLATFGLAVAILVRFDPGGDRYQLTESHSWIADFGVRYDLGVDGIAVALIALTALLIPFIMLAGWHDADPEETGSRRWRPTQGYFALILAVEAMVILSFEATDVFLFYIFFEAMLIPLYFLIGGFGDRAHEHGEETARTQRSYAAVKFLLYNLAGGLIMLAAVIGLYVVAGNFSLTEIAAARADGSLTMAASTERWLFLGFFFAFAVKAPLWPLHTWLPNAMGESTAPVAVMITAVVDKVGTFAMLRFCLQLFPEASKWATPVVLVLAVISVIYGALLAVGQRDIKRLIAYASISHFGFIIMGIFAMTSQGQSGATLYMVNHGISTAALLLVAGFLISRRGSRLIADYGGVQKVAPVLAGTFLIGSLATLSLPGLAPFVSEFLVLVGTFTRYPVIGVIATLGIVLAALYTLVLYQRTMTGPVRPEVSAMPDLRVRELAVVAPLVVLLVFLGVYPKPVADIVNPAVRQTMSDVHKQDPRPEVEAAK; this comes from the coding sequence ATGTCCTTTCCCCTGCTGACAGCGACGGCGGCCCTCCCGGCCGTCGGGGCGATCGCCACCGCCGCCGTACCGGCCGCGAAACGCACCGCCGCCAAGTGGCTGGCGCTGCTGTTCTCGCTCGCCACGTTCGGGCTGGCGGTCGCGATCCTGGTCCGCTTCGACCCGGGCGGCGACCGGTACCAGCTCACCGAGTCCCACTCCTGGATCGCCGACTTCGGCGTCCGCTACGACCTGGGCGTGGACGGCATCGCGGTGGCGCTGATCGCGCTGACCGCGCTGCTGATCCCGTTCATCATGCTGGCGGGCTGGCACGACGCCGACCCCGAGGAGACCGGCAGCCGCCGGTGGCGGCCGACCCAGGGCTACTTCGCCCTGATCCTGGCCGTCGAGGCGATGGTGATCCTCTCCTTCGAGGCCACCGACGTCTTCCTCTTCTACATCTTCTTCGAAGCCATGCTGATCCCGCTGTACTTCCTGATCGGCGGCTTCGGGGACCGGGCGCACGAGCACGGCGAGGAGACGGCCCGGACCCAGCGGTCCTACGCCGCGGTGAAGTTCCTCCTCTACAACCTGGCCGGCGGGCTGATCATGCTGGCCGCGGTGATCGGCCTCTACGTGGTCGCCGGCAACTTCTCGCTCACCGAGATCGCCGCCGCGCGGGCCGACGGCTCGCTCACGATGGCGGCCTCCACCGAGCGCTGGCTCTTCCTCGGCTTCTTCTTCGCCTTCGCGGTGAAGGCGCCGCTGTGGCCGCTGCACACCTGGCTGCCCAACGCCATGGGGGAGTCGACCGCGCCGGTCGCGGTGATGATCACGGCGGTCGTCGACAAGGTCGGCACCTTCGCCATGCTCCGCTTCTGCCTCCAGCTCTTCCCCGAGGCGAGCAAGTGGGCGACGCCGGTCGTCCTGGTCCTCGCGGTGATCAGCGTGATCTACGGCGCGCTGCTCGCCGTCGGCCAGCGCGACATCAAGCGGCTGATCGCGTACGCGTCGATCTCGCACTTCGGCTTCATCATCATGGGCATCTTCGCCATGACGAGCCAGGGTCAGTCCGGGGCGACGCTGTACATGGTCAACCACGGCATCTCGACCGCCGCGCTGCTGCTGGTGGCGGGCTTCCTCATCTCCCGGCGCGGCTCCCGGCTCATCGCCGACTACGGCGGGGTGCAGAAGGTCGCCCCGGTGCTGGCCGGCACCTTCCTGATCGGTTCGCTGGCGACGCTGTCCCTGCCGGGGCTCGCGCCGTTCGTCAGCGAGTTCCTGGTGCTGGTCGGCACGTTCACGCGCTATCCGGTGATCGGCGTCATCGCCACCCTCGGCATCGTGCTCGCCGCCCTGTACACCCTCGTCCTGTACCAGCGGACGATGACGGGACCGGTGCGGCCCGAGGTGTCGGCCATGCCCGACCTGCGGGTGCGTGAGCTGGCGGTGGTCGCCCCGCTGGTGGTGCTGCTGGTCTTCCTCGGCGTCTATCCCAAACCGGTGGCCGACATCGTCAACCCGGCGGTGCGGCAGACCATGTCCGACGTACACAAGCAGGACCCCCGGCCCGAGGTGGAGGCGGCCAAGTGA
- the nuoL gene encoding NADH-quinone oxidoreductase subunit L, with translation MSNAENLIALLVAAPLLGAVVLLCGGRRLDAVGHWVGTALAGLSFLIGLVLFSDLLGSAAADRTLTQHLFTWVPVEGFQADVAFRLDQLSMTFVLLITGVGSLIHLYSVGYMEHDERRRRFFGYLNLFLAAMLILVLADNYLLLYLGWEGVGLASYLLIGFWQHKPSAATAAKKAFLVNRVGDVGLAIAIMLMFLWFGTFAFGPVLGEGGQAGLAGGAGEGKLTAIALMLLLAACGKSAQVPLQSWLGDAMEGPTPVSALIHAATMVTAGVYLIVRSGAIFNGAPDAQVVVTVVGAVTLLFGAIVGCAKDDIKKALAGSTMSQIGYMVLAAGLGPIGYVFAIMHLVTHGFFKAGLFLGAGSVMHGMNDEVDMRRYGGLRKYMPVTFVTFGLGYLAIIGFPGLSGFFSKDKIIEAAFAKGGTEGWILGACALLGAALTAYYMTRVMLMTFFGEERWRNAPAPSPDSPDVEPAARTGAEPQPHESPRIMTIPMIVLAVGSVAGGAFFSIGDRFLHWLEPVTGHSHGNAPLSALTVTAATVAVMIAGVAVAWAQYGRRPVPAVAPRGSLLTRAARRDLYQDDFNHVVLVRGGEHLTRSLVYVDHTLVDGVVNGTAASFGGLSGRMRKLQNGFARSYAVSMFGGAAVLVAATLLMRAV, from the coding sequence GTGAGTAACGCAGAGAATCTGATCGCGCTGCTGGTGGCGGCGCCCTTGCTCGGAGCGGTGGTCCTGCTGTGCGGGGGCCGCCGGCTGGACGCCGTCGGCCACTGGGTCGGCACGGCGCTGGCCGGACTGTCCTTCCTGATCGGGCTGGTCCTCTTCTCCGACCTGCTCGGCAGCGCCGCCGCCGACCGCACCCTGACGCAGCACCTGTTCACCTGGGTCCCGGTGGAGGGGTTCCAGGCCGACGTGGCCTTCCGGCTCGACCAGTTGTCGATGACGTTCGTGCTGCTGATCACCGGCGTCGGCTCGCTCATCCACCTGTACTCGGTGGGGTACATGGAGCACGACGAGCGGCGCCGCCGCTTCTTCGGCTACCTGAACCTCTTCCTGGCGGCGATGCTGATCCTGGTCCTCGCCGACAACTACCTGCTGCTGTACCTGGGCTGGGAGGGCGTCGGCCTCGCCTCCTACCTGCTGATCGGCTTCTGGCAGCACAAGCCCAGCGCGGCCACCGCGGCGAAGAAGGCGTTCCTGGTCAACCGGGTCGGCGACGTCGGCCTGGCGATCGCGATCATGCTGATGTTCCTGTGGTTCGGCACGTTCGCCTTCGGGCCGGTGCTCGGCGAGGGCGGCCAGGCCGGCCTGGCCGGCGGCGCCGGGGAGGGCAAGCTCACCGCGATCGCGCTGATGCTGCTCCTCGCCGCCTGCGGCAAGTCGGCGCAGGTGCCGCTCCAGTCCTGGCTCGGGGACGCGATGGAGGGCCCGACCCCGGTCTCGGCCCTGATCCACGCCGCGACGATGGTCACCGCGGGCGTCTACCTGATCGTCCGCTCCGGCGCGATCTTCAACGGCGCCCCGGACGCCCAGGTCGTCGTCACCGTCGTCGGCGCGGTCACGCTGCTCTTCGGTGCGATCGTCGGTTGCGCGAAGGACGACATCAAGAAGGCGCTGGCCGGCTCGACCATGTCGCAGATCGGCTACATGGTGCTCGCCGCGGGCCTCGGCCCCATCGGCTACGTCTTCGCCATCATGCACCTGGTGACGCACGGCTTCTTCAAGGCCGGGCTCTTCCTCGGCGCCGGCTCCGTCATGCACGGCATGAACGACGAGGTCGACATGCGCCGCTACGGCGGCCTCAGGAAGTACATGCCGGTCACCTTCGTCACCTTCGGCCTCGGCTACCTCGCCATCATCGGCTTCCCGGGCCTGTCCGGCTTCTTCTCCAAGGACAAGATCATCGAGGCGGCGTTCGCCAAGGGCGGCACCGAGGGCTGGATCCTCGGCGCCTGCGCCCTGCTCGGCGCGGCCCTGACCGCGTACTACATGACGCGCGTGATGCTGATGACCTTCTTCGGCGAGGAACGCTGGCGCAACGCGCCGGCGCCGTCCCCGGACTCGCCGGACGTGGAGCCGGCCGCGCGGACCGGCGCCGAGCCGCAGCCGCACGAGTCGCCGCGGATCATGACGATCCCGATGATCGTGCTGGCCGTCGGATCGGTGGCGGGCGGTGCCTTCTTCAGCATCGGCGACCGCTTCCTGCACTGGCTGGAGCCCGTCACCGGGCACTCCCACGGCAACGCGCCGCTCAGCGCCCTGACGGTCACGGCGGCCACGGTGGCCGTGATGATCGCCGGTGTCGCGGTCGCCTGGGCCCAGTACGGGCGCCGTCCGGTCCCGGCCGTCGCCCCGCGCGGCTCGCTGCTCACCCGGGCCGCCCGGCGCGACCTGTACCAGGACGATTTCAACCACGTCGTGCTGGTGCGCGGCGGTGAGCACCTGACCCGCTCGCTGGTCTACGTCGACCACACGCTGGTCGACGGGGTCGTCAACGGCACGGCGGCCTCGTTCGGCGGCCTGTCCGGGCGGATGCGCAAGCTGCAGAACGGCTTCGCGCGCTCGTACGCGGTCTCGATGTTCGGCGGTGCGGCGGTCCTGGTCGCCGCGACCCTGCTGATGAGGGCGGTCTGA
- the nuoK gene encoding NADH-quinone oxidoreductase subunit NuoK, with protein sequence MNPVNYLYLAALLFTIGATGVLVRRNAIVVFMCVELMLNACNLAFVAFSRLHGNLDGQIIAFFTMVVAAAEVVVGLAIIVSLFRSRHSASVDDASLMKL encoded by the coding sequence GTGAACCCGGTCAACTACCTCTACCTGGCGGCGCTGTTGTTCACGATCGGCGCCACCGGCGTCCTGGTCCGGCGCAACGCGATCGTGGTCTTCATGTGCGTGGAGCTGATGCTCAACGCCTGCAACCTCGCCTTCGTCGCCTTCTCCCGGCTGCACGGCAACCTCGACGGCCAGATCATCGCCTTCTTCACGATGGTGGTCGCCGCCGCGGAGGTCGTGGTGGGGCTCGCGATCATCGTGTCCCTGTTCCGTTCCCGCCACTCGGCCTCGGTCGACGACGCCAGCCTGATGAAGCTGTGA
- a CDS encoding NADH-quinone oxidoreductase subunit J — protein sequence MTALAAYTTSTGEAVQFWILGTVAVIGALCTVFMRRAVHSALCLAATMIILAVFYLANGAYFLGIVQIVVYTGAVMMLFLFVVMLVGVTAADSLKETIRGQRWLALLCGAGFGVLLVGGIGNASITQFDGLAVANAHGNVEGIAALVFTRYVFAFELTGALLITAAVGAMVLTHRERTERARTQRELSEQRLREGRYLPPLPAPGVYARHNAVDIAGLLPDGTPSELTVSKTLRERGQIRDVSMEALNDLKALEQRSEERLERREIGPATFKGSEEASK from the coding sequence ATGACCGCGCTCGCCGCCTACACGACCTCCACCGGGGAGGCCGTGCAGTTCTGGATCCTGGGCACCGTCGCGGTGATCGGCGCCCTGTGCACCGTCTTCATGCGGCGGGCGGTGCACAGCGCGCTGTGCCTCGCCGCGACCATGATCATCCTGGCGGTGTTCTACCTCGCCAACGGCGCCTACTTCCTGGGCATCGTGCAGATCGTCGTCTACACCGGCGCTGTCATGATGCTCTTCCTGTTCGTGGTGATGCTGGTCGGCGTCACCGCGGCGGACTCCCTGAAGGAGACCATCCGGGGCCAGCGCTGGCTGGCCCTGCTCTGCGGGGCGGGCTTCGGCGTCCTGCTCGTCGGCGGCATCGGCAACGCCTCGATCACGCAGTTCGACGGGCTCGCCGTGGCCAACGCCCACGGCAACGTGGAGGGCATCGCCGCCCTCGTCTTCACCCGCTACGTCTTCGCCTTCGAGCTGACCGGCGCGCTGCTCATCACGGCGGCCGTCGGTGCCATGGTGCTCACCCACCGGGAGCGCACGGAGCGGGCCCGGACCCAGCGCGAACTGTCCGAGCAGCGGCTGCGCGAGGGCAGGTACCTGCCGCCGCTGCCCGCCCCCGGCGTCTACGCCCGGCACAACGCGGTCGACATCGCGGGCCTGCTGCCCGACGGCACCCCGTCCGAGCTGACGGTGAGCAAGACGCTGCGCGAGCGCGGCCAGATCCGGGACGTGTCCATGGAGGCGCTCAACGACCTCAAGGCCCTGGAACAGCGCTCCGAGGAGCGGCTGGAGCGCAGGGAGATCGGTCCGGCCACCTTCAAGGGGTCCGAGGAGGCGTCGAAGTGA
- the nuoI gene encoding NADH-quinone oxidoreductase subunit NuoI: MAEEPKETAPGFLNPVAGFGVTFKAMFKKRLTEQYPEQRKTTAPRFHGRHQLNRHPDGLEKCVGCELCAWACPADAIYVEGADNTDEERYSPGERYGRVYQINYARCILCGLCIEACPTRALTMTNEFELADSSRADLIYTKEQLLAGLEEGMVDTPHAIYPGTDEQDYYRGLVTEAAPGTEQQVAHSRGEVPQEGESTFGEEEPASEKVIRP, translated from the coding sequence ATGGCTGAGGAACCCAAGGAGACCGCACCCGGTTTCCTGAACCCCGTGGCCGGCTTCGGCGTGACCTTCAAGGCCATGTTCAAGAAGCGGCTCACCGAGCAGTACCCGGAGCAGCGCAAGACCACCGCTCCGCGCTTCCACGGGCGGCACCAGCTCAACCGCCATCCGGACGGCCTGGAGAAGTGCGTCGGCTGCGAACTGTGCGCGTGGGCCTGCCCGGCCGACGCGATCTACGTGGAGGGCGCCGACAACACCGACGAGGAACGCTACTCGCCGGGCGAGCGCTACGGCCGCGTCTACCAGATCAACTACGCCCGCTGCATCCTGTGCGGGCTGTGCATCGAGGCGTGCCCGACCCGGGCGCTGACGATGACCAACGAGTTCGAACTGGCCGACTCCAGCCGCGCCGACCTCATCTACACCAAGGAGCAACTGCTCGCCGGGCTGGAGGAGGGCATGGTGGACACGCCGCACGCCATCTACCCGGGCACCGACGAGCAGGACTACTACCGGGGTCTGGTGACGGAGGCGGCGCCCGGCACCGAGCAGCAGGTCGCCCACTCCCGGGGCGAGGTGCCGCAGGAGGGCGAGTCCACCTTCGGCGAAGAGGAACCGGCCTCGGAGAAGGTGATCCGCCCATGA
- the nuoH gene encoding NADH-quinone oxidoreductase subunit NuoH translates to MSPYLAAEDLSMFGTDPWWLVAVKAVFCFAFLMVTVLFSIVWERKVVAWMQLRIGPNRNGPWGMLQSLADGVKLMLKEDVVVKRADKVVYILAPIVAAVPAFMAIAVIPFGPPGNEVSIFGQRTAMQLTDLPIAMLYILAVASIGIYGIVLAGWSSGSTYPLLGGLRSCAQMISYEIAMGAAFASVFLYSGSMSTSEIVAQQTDRWYVLLLPVSFVLYIITMVGETNRAPFDMPESEGDLVGGFNTEYSSIKFAMFMLAEYVNMVTVSAVAVTLFLGGWRAPWPVSTFWEGANHGWWPMLWFVLKVQLLLFFFIWLRGTLPRVRYDQLMKLGWKVLIPVALVWLMLVATVRALKNENYGFADIALYIAGGVLVLLLVSFVVDLYRDRAGRSAPPAEEPPAFDPMAGGFPVPPLPGQQLPPVPRRRPGRERELIASGGPDTQGDGPLGGPTEGKEASDG, encoded by the coding sequence ATGAGCCCGTACCTCGCCGCTGAAGACCTCTCCATGTTCGGCACCGACCCGTGGTGGCTGGTGGCCGTCAAGGCGGTCTTCTGCTTCGCCTTCCTGATGGTGACCGTGCTCTTCTCCATCGTGTGGGAGCGCAAGGTCGTCGCCTGGATGCAGCTCCGCATCGGCCCGAACCGGAACGGCCCCTGGGGCATGCTCCAGTCGCTGGCCGACGGCGTGAAGCTGATGCTCAAGGAAGACGTCGTCGTCAAGCGCGCCGACAAGGTGGTGTACATCCTCGCGCCGATCGTCGCGGCCGTGCCGGCCTTCATGGCGATCGCGGTGATCCCCTTCGGGCCGCCCGGCAACGAGGTGTCCATCTTCGGTCAGCGCACCGCGATGCAGCTCACCGACCTGCCGATCGCCATGCTCTACATCCTGGCGGTCGCCTCCATCGGCATCTACGGCATCGTGCTCGCCGGCTGGAGCTCCGGCTCCACGTACCCGCTGCTCGGCGGGTTGCGCTCCTGCGCGCAGATGATCTCGTACGAGATCGCGATGGGTGCCGCGTTCGCCTCGGTGTTCCTCTACTCCGGGTCGATGTCGACCTCGGAGATCGTCGCTCAGCAGACCGACCGCTGGTACGTGCTGCTGCTGCCGGTCTCCTTCGTGCTGTACATCATCACGATGGTCGGCGAGACCAACCGGGCCCCCTTCGACATGCCGGAGTCCGAGGGCGACCTCGTGGGCGGCTTCAACACCGAGTACTCGTCGATCAAGTTCGCGATGTTCATGCTCGCCGAGTACGTGAACATGGTGACGGTCTCGGCGGTCGCGGTCACGCTCTTCCTGGGCGGCTGGCGGGCGCCCTGGCCGGTCAGCACCTTCTGGGAGGGCGCGAACCACGGCTGGTGGCCGATGCTCTGGTTCGTCCTCAAGGTGCAGTTGCTGCTGTTCTTCTTCATCTGGCTGCGCGGCACCCTGCCCCGGGTCCGCTACGACCAGCTCATGAAGCTCGGCTGGAAGGTCCTCATCCCGGTCGCGCTGGTGTGGCTGATGCTCGTGGCCACCGTGCGCGCCCTGAAGAACGAGAACTACGGCTTCGCGGACATCGCCCTCTACATCGCCGGCGGCGTCCTGGTCCTGCTGCTCGTCTCCTTCGTCGTCGACCTGTACCGCGACCGGGCGGGACGCTCCGCCCCGCCCGCCGAGGAACCGCCCGCCTTCGACCCGATGGCCGGCGGCTTCCCCGTACCGCCGCTGCCCGGCCAGCAGTTGCCGCCCGTGCCGCGGCGCCGGCCGGGCCGGGAGCGGGAGCTGATCGCCAGCGGCGGACCCGACACCCAGGGTGATGGACCTCTGGGCGGACCCACGGAGGGAAAGGAGGCGTCCGATGGCTGA